In Leptodactylus fuscus isolate aLepFus1 chromosome 2, aLepFus1.hap2, whole genome shotgun sequence, one genomic interval encodes:
- the LOC142194047 gene encoding phosphatidylethanolamine-binding protein 4-like has protein sequence MTSQKSLEALNTGQSKRTNETYIFQSAMAKHWLVVGILLSFPSFLPSIPVSCDFETLIGEDAKFCSGNLRVIYPNIGDVSCIYIPDCFDYPNSLISVWGPPWIKFSKAKPAEMYTLIMVDPDAPSRFQPIYRYRRHWLVSDIPGHVLLKGRDVTGIILSPYHRPNPPKMSGYHRYQFLLYVQYSGVSPSLLPVEEHLDAWDVNAFVLRWILGDPVATVQFMIQYPEHSLVDNI, from the coding sequence ATGACATCACAAAAAAGCTTAGAAGCTTTGAACACAGGACAGTCCAAAAGAACCAATGAGACTTACATCTTCCAAAGTGCCATGGCAAAACATTGGCTTGTGGTTGGGATCCTTTTGTCCTTTCCATCATTTTTACCCTCTATTCCTGTGTCGTGTGACTTTGAGACTCTCATTGGAGAAGATGCCAAGTTCTGCAGTGGAAACCTCCGAGTCATCTACCCAAACATAGGTGATGTTTCCTGCATTTACATACCAGACTGCTTTGATTACCCAAACAGTTTAATCAGTGTTTGGGGCCCTCCATGGATTAAGTTTTCTAAAGCCAAACCAGCAGAGATGTATACCCTGATTATGGTAGATCCAGATGCTCCAAGCCGATTCCAGCCAATATACAGATACAGGAGACATTGGTTGGTCAGTGACATACCAGGTCACGTTCTTCTCAAAGGAAGAGATGTAACAGGAATTATTTTATCTCCATATCATCGACCAAATCCACCAAAAATGTCAGGATATCACAGATACCAGTTTCTGCTCTACGTGCAATATTCAGGAGTCTCCCCATCTCTCCTTCCGGTTGAGGAACATCTGGATGCATGGGATGTGAATGCTTTTGTGCTGCGTTGGATACTAGGGGACCCAGTCGCTACTGTTCAGTTCATGATCCAATACCCTGAACACTCACTTGtggataatatttaa